From the genome of Acinetobacter sp. TR3:
CAAATCCTTAAGCAGTTTGGTCATCTTCAAGTTTTTTCTGTGCTTCAGCAACGAGACTTAAAAAGTCTTTGGTCACTTCATCATCAGCGTGATAGCCCTTTTTCTCCCAAATTTGCTGAAATAGTTTTTCGGGTGTCGGAGGTTCTAAGCTAATACTCTGCTTGCTCTCTGCATTGCTTTCATTGGATAGATATTGTCTGGAAATGCGAACCAGTCGATAGCGATCTTTGGGCAATGCATCTTCAAATTGTTGTCGTAAATTGGGCTGTGGTGGCGTCGTGGTGTGATATTCGATATCGACATATTCACGTTGTTCAAGATTTTCGATCGGTTCATTTGGTAGATTGCGCAGACGTTGCATGACTACACTGAGTTCATCTTTAATTTTATGCAGTTGAATACTTCGGGGTATTGGCAAAGCTTCAAAGTTAAATGAATCTTCACTTTTTGTATGATCAATGGTGACTTCAACCACTTGATGTTTATAGTTGATTTCACTAAATGAAAGTGGAATGGGTGAGCCGCTATAACGAATATGGGGATGTTGTACTTTTTGTGGTTTATGCAGATGTCCAAGCGCTACATAATCAATACTGTCATCAAACAGCGTAGTCGAAAGCGCTTCTTCATTGCCAATAATAATGGGGCGTTCAGAATCCGAAGTTTCTCCACCTTGCATGTGGGCATGTGACATCAGGATTAGGGCTTGATCATCGGTTTTACGACGTTTGGCTTCCTCTATTAATTGTTGGTGTAGGTCGGCAATCGCATTTTGGCTATTGGTGGTGTGTTCATTAAAACCTGTGATTTCAGCTGAACGCAGGAATGGCAGGGCAATACACCATGCCACAATCTGTTTTTGTTGATCATAAATCGGCAAAATGAGACGTTCTAAATTAAGCGTTTTATCTTTGTTCCAACGAATCACACCGACTGTTTTGGCATTATATTTTTCTAATAAAGGTTCAACTTGTTCAATGCGATAACCTGAGTCATGATTGCCAGCAATCATTAAGGTTTGCATCTGTGGGGCAAGCTCATGGGCATCGGCAAGAAATTGATAGAGTTGTTTTTGTGCCTGTGAGCTCGGGTTGATTACATCAAAAACATCACCTGCGATGAATAATGCATGCGGCTGTTTGGCTTTGATCTGCTCAAGTAACCATGCCAAGAATTGTTCATGTTCGTAGTGGCGGGAATGATTATAAAAAAACTGCCCCAAATGCCAGTCAGACGTATGAAAAAAACGCACGGTCATAAATGAATCTAATGATGAAATGAATGAGAATAAGGTAGCACGGATTCAATCAAAAAGCAGAGCTTCGCTAAGTAGAAAATACCTACAAGATATGCCTTGATCATACTTAAACGATCAACTAGTTTGGTATCAAAGACATCATTATAAAATGAGGAAATAGAAAATGAGCTTAGGAAAAGTCAGCCGCGAAATTATTGATCATATTATGTTGATTGGCTTAGACCGAGTGGCAAAACGAAATGCCTTTGATAGTCATATGATTGCAGATTTATCTTTAGCTTTAACCGAATATGAAAATAATCCTAAACTACGTTGTGCTGTGATTTTTGCACATGGTGATCATTTCACGGCGGGTTTAGACCTTGTTGAATTACAACCCAAAATCCCTCAAGGAATTTTTAGTTTCGAAGAAGGTCAAATTAACCCTTGGGGTGTCGGTGGTCGGCATCGAACTAAACCTGTGATCGTAGCTGTGCAAGGGATTTGTTATACCGCTGGGGTCGAATTGATGTTGAATGCAGATGTCGTCGTCGCTAGCGAAGACACGATTTTTGGTCAGCTTGAAGTGCTACGTGGAATTATGCCTTTTGGTGGCGCAACCGTACGTTTTGTGCAGGCAGCAGGGTGGCAAAAAGCCATGCCATATTTATTGACAGGGAAAACCTTTGATACTCAGAAAGCCAATGAATTGAATCTCGTATCTGAAATTGTTGAAAAAGGTAAGCAGCTTGATCGCGCTATTGAGATTGCACAAGAAATTTGTATTGCTGCGCCACTTGCATTGCAAGCATTGTTGGCTTCAGCAACTGATGCGGTCACTCAGGGAGAGGTTTTTGCATTTCAGAATATGGACAGTTACCTTAAGCCATTATTTGCATCGCAAGATGCTCAAGAAGGCGTACGTGCCATGCTTGAGAAACGTCCACCACAGTTTAAAGGTCAATAAAAATAAACCGACAATTCATGTCATTGTGAATTGTCGGTAAATATTTCTAAAAATCAGAAGAAAGAAGTCGTGATCTGTTCCACTTCATTTGTTTCGTGAAACCAAATGAAAATAGATTCTGCCAATACATTTTGATTGAAAGCTTCTGGAAGAAAAATCAAATAATCACCGCAGCCATTGTGAGCGAAAGCAACTGCTTGTTCAGGGAAGCCATGCCATGTTCTTGCAAGTTTGGTTTCATGAACAATATGGTTGCATGTACGCATTTTTCTTTTTTGATCAGACTCATCAAAGAATGGAAAAAGTTGCCAATCATCTTCTGCAAGAAATAATTCACCACCATTTTCAATCATCATTTTATTTTTAAACGATGTAGGAAAAGTAAGATTCAATACTTGTTCAGCCGCAGTTATATACTGTTTGTCTATTGGGAATGGCATAACGATTTATCTTCGCTCAGGTTTATATTGTGATTGTATTCTTTTCAATGCATGAAATAGGTAGTGGTGTCTTTCTGGAGAGAGTCCAAGACCAAATGTGATAGGCTGATTTGCCTCAATGACAATTTGAGCTTGCTGTTTATTGGATGAGTTCGTTGAACGGTTTTCTCTAATTCGACTAACGTCATGCCAATTAAAGTATTTTGATTTTCCTATTCTGCCAATTCCAGTAAAAACACGTCCACCTTGTTGATTAATGGTGAGCTCGATTTTACCGAATAGCATCATCAGTGTAAGTGAACCAAAAATGATGGTTCCAATCAGAAAGGGGATACCAAATAAACTTTGTAAAAGGCTAAATTGTTGTTTTGCGATTTGAGTACCATAAATGCCACCCAATGAGCCACCAGACCAAATCAACATAAAGGGTACTAAAAAGAAGGCAATCGGGCTTCTTAGTGTTGCACCCAATTTTATTTCTTGCAGATTGTTTTTATACCAAGTACCACGTGGTGGTTGATTGATATCAAACGCATATGTTGGCGTATCAAAATTTTCAGAAACACGAAAAATATGATTGCAAACTTGGCATTTCCCCATATCCGTTTGGATATTGATATTTTCATTTACAACGTCAACCTGACAGTTTGGACATTTCATTTTTATAGTGCTTAACTTCCTTAGTTTTATGAATTTTAGTATAGCATTGTCATTTTGCATTCTCATCAATTTCATATCGAGCAAAGACGTGATGATCTAAATTCAGAAATAGCTTTGCCAATAACAGTTACAGCACCCAGTGGATGGTATGGCATCGGGCATTGCAATATACTGTCGTGAACACTTTTGTTTTAATAGGATAATATTCAATTGAAAGATTTTCTATTTTCCTAATAGTCTTAACTGAACACAGATGTGGATCGCATTGTGAACTTGAAAATTGAATTTCAATAGATATGACATGGTTTATATTCTGATTCTTTTATTTTTGAGCATTATAAAAAATAAAAACCGACGATTCGAGTGATGATAAATCGTCGGTCAAAATCTTTTTCAACGGCTTTGGCTGCTAACAAAGCCATTGTTAAAGATGGAGAGTCATAATGAAAGGTCACCGAAAAATATTGCGGATGCCGTGCAATGAACATTCGGTTGCTGCGACCTTGTACCCTATATAACGCTGCTAGGTGTGGATTGGTTGACATAAAAATGAAAAAAAAGTGAAAAAAATTTATAATTATTTTTGAAGTAGATTAGATTTGGTTTATTTACATGATTTCATTGCGTTTGTATTACCTTTGGTTTTTTATTGTGTGCTTGATTTCTAGCCTAATCGCTGGAGTCATCGCTGCAATTTTACCTAATAGCATTGGAGGAGTGCTTACAGCTATTCCTTATTTAATTGCAATGATTTTTGTTTTATTCAAATTTCTAAAAAAACAACATCGCGCACCAACCCTCTCGGAAAAGAAACGATTAAGCCTTGGATTTAGCCTCATTTTTTGGGGTTACAATGCATGTGGCTTACTTTTAGGATTGTTTATTTTTGCACGTAAAGATCCCGACGTTTGGCAAAATTTTATTTTATATTTCAAGCAACCCATGTTTTTAATTACTGTCGTTGCAATTTGGTTGATGATTGCAGCACCGTTATTTTTAATTACATATTGGTTTTATGGCGCACAAG
Proteins encoded in this window:
- a CDS encoding exonuclease SbcCD subunit D, with translation MTVRFFHTSDWHLGQFFYNHSRHYEHEQFLAWLLEQIKAKQPHALFIAGDVFDVINPSSQAQKQLYQFLADAHELAPQMQTLMIAGNHDSGYRIEQVEPLLEKYNAKTVGVIRWNKDKTLNLERLILPIYDQQKQIVAWCIALPFLRSAEITGFNEHTTNSQNAIADLHQQLIEEAKRRKTDDQALILMSHAHMQGGETSDSERPIIIGNEEALSTTLFDDSIDYVALGHLHKPQKVQHPHIRYSGSPIPLSFSEINYKHQVVEVTIDHTKSEDSFNFEALPIPRSIQLHKIKDELSVVMQRLRNLPNEPIENLEQREYVDIEYHTTTPPQPNLRQQFEDALPKDRYRLVRISRQYLSNESNAESKQSISLEPPTPEKLFQQIWEKKGYHADDEVTKDFLSLVAEAQKKLEDDQTA
- a CDS encoding ABZJ_00895 family protein gives rise to the protein MISLRLYYLWFFIVCLISSLIAGVIAAILPNSIGGVLTAIPYLIAMIFVLFKFLKKQHRAPTLSEKKRLSLGFSLIFWGYNACGLLLGLFIFARKDPDVWQNFILYFKQPMFLITVVAIWLMIAAPLFLITYWFYGAQAQRMANKMFKV
- a CDS encoding crotonase/enoyl-CoA hydratase family protein, whose product is MSLGKVSREIIDHIMLIGLDRVAKRNAFDSHMIADLSLALTEYENNPKLRCAVIFAHGDHFTAGLDLVELQPKIPQGIFSFEEGQINPWGVGGRHRTKPVIVAVQGICYTAGVELMLNADVVVASEDTIFGQLEVLRGIMPFGGATVRFVQAAGWQKAMPYLLTGKTFDTQKANELNLVSEIVEKGKQLDRAIEIAQEICIAAPLALQALLASATDAVTQGEVFAFQNMDSYLKPLFASQDAQEGVRAMLEKRPPQFKGQ
- a CDS encoding SMI1/KNR4 family protein; amino-acid sequence: MPFPIDKQYITAAEQVLNLTFPTSFKNKMMIENGGELFLAEDDWQLFPFFDESDQKRKMRTCNHIVHETKLARTWHGFPEQAVAFAHNGCGDYLIFLPEAFNQNVLAESIFIWFHETNEVEQITTSFF